A stretch of the Camarhynchus parvulus chromosome 4, STF_HiC, whole genome shotgun sequence genome encodes the following:
- the EGR4 gene encoding LOW QUALITY PROTEIN: early growth response protein 4 (The sequence of the model RefSeq protein was modified relative to this genomic sequence to represent the inferred CDS: deleted 1 base in 1 codon) encodes MLNVMDFSCPDPLYSKYEESCEMKTGDLQGLGQPEQQLLAEADFLGGELLGVPGSGGAVDYSLLGSQPSPSLSYTGSFFIKAVPEHPQDQESLFNLMSGILGISPFASSEGHQRHLDALYPCPEVAPSQLDLYPSCQPEMSGSSPAPFPEPGYGAFPAAEGAQPLPGNTSQCFFQPKLLDSKQDIKLSSGSPPLDKFKGACAQWEPLSQQHQAYLPAAFPSPEGFPAPESSQGLFPALSSKMESVLSAGCQPELGSLAEDAACFGAHLGFGCEPENFPARGDFADSKMHTLPAPLMPDFDASLAQPEVLPGLLGSAELLHPHPSPSVPPPEFLGPAPPLPSLLPAGPAALAEPKKKARRSKCSSKCFCPKPHEKAFACPVENCVRSFARSDELNRHLRIHTGHKPFQCRICLRNFSRSDHLTTHIRTHTGEKPFSCDTCGRRFARSDEKKRHSKVHLKQKARSEEKLKGLGFFSVGLSFGPL; translated from the exons ATGCTCAACGTTATGGATTTCTCCTGCCCGGATCCGCTCTACTCCAAGTACGAGGAGAGCTGCGAGATGAAAACCGGAGAcctgcagggcttggggcagcctgAGCAGCAACTTCTGGCAGAGGCCGATTTCCTTGGAG GTGAGCTGCTGGGCGTccccggcagcggcggggccgtgGATTactccctgctgggcagccagccctccccttccctcagctACACCGGCAGCTTCTTCATCAAGGCGGTCCCGGAGCACCCGCAGGACCAGGAATCCCTCTTCAACCTGATGTCGGGCATCCTGGGCATCTCCCCCTTCGCCTCCTCCGAGGGCCACCAGAGGCACCTGGACGCTCTTTACCCCTGTCCCGAGGTGGCTCCGAGCCAGCTGGACCTGTACCCGTCGTGCCAGCCCGAGATGAGCGGGTCCAGCCCGGCCCCGTTCCCGGAGCCGGGCTACGGCGCCTTCCCCGCGGCCGAGGGCGCCCAGCCCCTGCCGGGGAACACCTCGCAGTGCTTCTTCCAGCCCAAGCTCCTGGACAGCAAGCAGGACATCAAGCTGTCCTCCGGCTCCCCGCCCCTGGACAAGTTCAAAGGCGCCTGTGCCCAGTGGGAGCCgctgtcccagcagcaccaggcctACCTGCCCGCCGCCTTCCCCTCTCCCGAGGGCTTCCCGGCCCCCgagagcagccaggggctgtTCCCCGCGCTG AGCTCCAAGATGGAGAGCGTCTTGTCCGCCGGCTGCCAGCCGGAGCTCGGCAGCCTGGCAGAGGACGCCGCCTGCTTCGGAGCCCATCTGGGCTTCGGCTGCGAGCCAGAGAACTTCCCGGCCCGCGGGGACTTCGCCGACAGCAAGATGCACACCCTGCCCGCGCCATTAATGCCGGACTTCGACGCCTCCTTGGCCCAGCCCGAGGTGCTGCCGGGCCTGCTGGGCTCCGCcgagctgctccatcctcaccCGTCTCCTTCCGTGCCGCCCCCGGAGTTCCTgggcccggcgccgccgctgcccTCGCTGCTGCCCGCCGGCCCTGCCGCGCTGGCCGAGCCCAAGAAGAAGGCTCGGCGCAGCAAGTGCTCCTCCAAGTGCTTCTGCCCCAAGCCCCACGAGAAGGCGTTCGCCTGCCCGGTGGAGAACTGCGTCCGCAGCTTCGCCCGCTCCGACGAGCTCAACCGGCACCTGCGCATCCACACGGGCCACAAGCCCTTCCAGTGCCGCATCTGCCTGCGCAACTTCAGCCGCAGCGACCACCTCACCACGCACATCCGCACGCACACGGGCGAGAAGCCCTTCTCGTGCGACACCTGCGGCCGCCGCTTCGCCCGCTCGGACGAGAAGAAGCGGCACAGCAAGGTGCACCTCAAGCAGAAGGCGCGGAGCGAGGAGAAGCTCAAGGGCTTGGGCTTCTTCTCGGTGGGGCTGTCCTTCGGGCCGCTCTGA